A portion of the Pristiophorus japonicus isolate sPriJap1 unplaced genomic scaffold, sPriJap1.hap1 HAP1_SCAFFOLD_732, whole genome shotgun sequence genome contains these proteins:
- the LOC139256571 gene encoding BTB/POZ domain-containing protein 17-like, giving the protein MDTSETSETFVHQTQMMAALSSLFNSKELSDVRLTVNQGLAFDAHRFVLALGSDVFRAMLSGERWADARREAVHLTEEEGGAAVFADFLRYFYTGRIAVGVDNVFAVHGLAEKYNVAPLRRSCEQFLLDHVAAAGALDLALAWHRYARFVGFARLEEACDTFVAWNMDAVMGSADWLSLEEPQLAALLQRSDLVVESEFALCQAVLRWLAQRPDAGPALLAHLRFPMMSPDELAALRASPLMPQPLLASLLAQSLGLSQDACLTKEAVGQLHAAPSGPLRMRLYTAKACGAPWQLDFFSSMTKTVLCKEFATSNFRVQSKWFVTFHPKGERLVVQEERPVRGSVRLAGPAGGKRRCTCPGLYERVLKDNNRAAFNCKIIRCHSSSRAAHEHQIAVLFYRFLGSRWLVCDLKTFPIPHWQDVKIDDLLPAAERGKYVSKVNDTMSLHFIGQTNWKKI; this is encoded by the coding sequence ATGGACACCTCCGAGACCTCCGAGACCTTCGTGCACCAGACGCAGATGATGGCGGCCCTGTCGTCCCTCTTCAACAGCAAGGAGCTGAGTGACGTGCGCCTGACCGTCAACCAGGGGCTGGCCTTTGACGCCCACCGCTTCGTGCTGGCCCTGGGCAGCGATGTCTTCCGCGCCATGCTGTCGGGCGAGCGCTGGGCTGACGCCCGCCGCGAGGCGGTGCACCTGACCGAGGAGGAGGGCGGGGCGGCCGTCTTTGCCGACTTCCTGCGCTACTTCTACACCGGCCGCATCGCGGTGGGCGTGGACAACGTCTTTGCCGTCCACGGCCTGGCCGAGAAGTACAACGTGGCCCCGCTGCGCCGCAGCTGCGAGCAGTTCCTGCTCGACCACGTGGCGGCCGCCGGCGCCCTGGACCTGGCGCTGGCCTGGCACCGCTACGCCCGCTTTGTGGGCTTCGCCCGGCTGGAGGAGGCCTGCGACACCTTCGTGGCCTGGAACATGGACGCCGTGATGGGCTCGGCTGACTGGCTGAGCCTGGAGGAGCCCCAGCTGGCGGCCCTGCTGCAGCGCTCGGACCTGGTGGTGGAGAGCGAGTTCGCCCTGTGCCAGGCCGTGCTGCGCTGGCTGGCCCAGCGGCCGGACGCCGGGCCCGCCCTGCTCGCCCACCTGCGCTTCCCCATGATGAGCCCCGACGAGCTGGCCGCCCTGCGGGCCAGCCCCCTCATGCCCCAGCCCCTGCTGGCCTCGCTGCTGGCCCAGAGCCTGGGCCTGAGCCAGGACGCCTGCCTGACCAAGGAGGCGGTGGGCCAGCTGCACGCCGCCCCCTCGGGCCCGCTGCGCATGCGCCTCTACACCGCCAAAGCCTGCGGGGCGCCCTGGCAGCTGGACTTCTTCAGCTCCATGACCAAGACGGTGCTGTGCAAGGAGTTCGCCACCAGCAACTTCCGCGTGCAGTCCAAGTGGTTCGTCACCTTCCACCCCAAGGGCGAGCGGCTGGTGGTGCAGGAGGAGCGGCCCGTGCGGGGCAGCGTGCGCCTGGCCGGCCCGGCCGGCGGCAAGCGCAGGTGCACCTGCCCCGGCCTGTACGAGCGGGTGCTGAAGGACAACAACCGGGCCGCCTTCAACTGCAAGATCATCCGCTGCCACTCGAGCAGCCGGGCCGCCCACGAGCACCAGATCGCCGTGCTGTTCTACCGCTTCCTCGGCAGCCGCTGGCTGGTGTGCGACCTCAAGACCTTCCCCATCCCCCACTGGCAGGACGTCAAGATCGACGACCTGCTGCCGGCCGCCGAGCGCGGCAAGTACGTCAGCAAGGTCAACGACACGATGTCGCTGCACTTTATCGGCCAAACCAACTGGAAGAAGATTTAG